CATCGGGTTCCGTTAGTGCAAATGCAAAAATAATTTCGCCATTAGCCGATGGTTTAAGATATCTTTCCTTTTGGTCATCTGTGCCAAATTTCATTAATGTTTTCTGGGCTAGGGAGCTATGCACTGAAAAAATTGTCCTTATGCCACTACCCTCCATTCCAATCCTTTCTAGAGCTTTCATATACGTAAAATTGTCAGCATTCCTACCATCGAACTCTTCAGTCACAGGCAGACCGAGAATGCCGTATTCTCTAGCCAACGGTATGAGCTGATCATTATACTTGTGTTCTAAGTAGCAAACATCCTCTATCGGTCTGAGTCTTTCGCAAAAATTGTTCACATCTCTAAGTATCTGTTTTGTATCCTGCACAAACATTTTTACTCATATATATATTTCAAGGTATCTATGTTTGAGCTCAAAAAGGAATATGTGATAAATTCGGATATTGAAAATGTATGGAATTTCCTGACGGAATTAAGGGAAGTGACCAGTTGCATACCAAACTTGGAGAACTTGCAGATAGAAACGCCTACAAAGTTTAGGGGAAAAATTAAACCGCCATTCTCTTTTGTGAAGGGAAAGTTTAGCGTAGAATCTGAACTCATAGAACTTAAGGAAAAAGAGAGGTTGACCATCGCAGTAAGAGGTTCATCAATAGGGGCATCTTTTAAAATTATGATGACCATGCTCATTTCCTATGTTAGTGGTACCAAAATCCATTTAGATGTAAGAGTTGAAACAACTGGATTGTTAAAAACACTTCCAAAATCTTTGATACATAAGGTAGTAGAAGATATAGAAACCCCTATGCTCAGGTGTATTAAAGAAAAACTTGAATAAGTTTCGCATTAACATGCATGTCTGTCTGTCTGGGCGAAGTACTAACCTCTGTGGATATAATTCCGACCGGGTTTACCTCTATATAAGATATTT
This window of the Nitrososphaerales archaeon genome carries:
- a CDS encoding SRPBCC domain-containing protein: MFELKKEYVINSDIENVWNFLTELREVTSCIPNLENLQIETPTKFRGKIKPPFSFVKGKFSVESELIELKEKERLTIAVRGSSIGASFKIMMTMLISYVSGTKIHLDVRVETTGLLKTLPKSLIHKVVEDIETPMLRCIKEKLE